The genomic window AATTTCACACCCTGTGAAATTCTTTAGGGTATGTTTCTAAATATGGCTTTTTCCAACATTTTCTAACATACACAAAAACGGAAAAATTACGGAAAAATCCATACTTAGAATGCGGACCTGTGAAATTGTGAAATTCGTCTGAAGTGCTTGATTCTCAAGGGTTTGCTACAATCGTGAAATCAAGGAATATCAAGCATTTGAAAGGGGGTGTGAAATTCTGTTTCCGCAAGTGCTTGATTCTCAAGGTTTTCCCTAAGGGGGTGTGAAATTCGCGGGGGTCTATTATTATTATTTCTAGATAGAAATAAAATAAAAGAAATAAAGAAGAATAGGAATTTCACATCCAAGCCCGTCAGTAAGAACCCGCTTGGTCTTGTTAAATAGATGGAAAAAGCCTACCACTTATCTCAGCGGGTTTCTAAACATAAAAGGTGAAAAGGGACGCTACGAGATGTTTCCATTAGGCACTTCTATCTGAAGGAGCCTTTCATATCCTAAGTCCTTGAGAAGTTGATAGTCCTTTTTTATGTCCCTTCCTGCTCTTGTGAGATAGCCACCCACCATCATGGCGTTAGTCATAAGAACAGCCATACCGTGAAAGTCTCTCAAGTTTTGCTCTCTTCCTCCACAAAGTCTTAGCTCTGCCTTTGGGTTTGTAAACCTAAACATGGCTATTATTTTTAGAGCTTCAAGGGGGCTCACACCCGGAGCAGTTTCCATAGGCGTTCCTTCTATAGGCATAAGGAAGTTAAGCGGTATAGAATCCACCTCCAACTCTCTGTATGTAAGTGCAAGGTCAACCCTATCTTCGTCAGACTCTCCCATGCCAAAAATTCCACCACAACAAGTGGAAAGCCCCACGGACTTAATCCTTTTTATGGTCTCATACCTTTCTCTCCATGTATGTGTGCTTACTATCTTAGGAAAAAAGTTCTCCGATGCCTCAAGGTTATGGTTTACCCTTTTGACTCCTGCGGATTTTAGTCTCTTGAGGGATTCCTCATCAAGGGTTCCGGCAGAGACACAGACATTTATGGGAAGCCCTTCCTTCCTAATCTCCTCTACACCTTCACATATTCTTTCCACCTCTTCCTTAGTTGCGGATTTGCCACTAAGGACGATGCAGTATCTATTTGCACCAAACTCCACACCTCTATATGCACCTTCCAATATTTCATCCTTAGGGACAAGGTTGTATATGTTTATGGGCGTTTTGTAAAACTTGGACTGGGCACAGAACTTGCAATCTTCTGAACAGGCACCACTTTTTGCGTTTATTATAGAGCAGAACTCTACTTTGTCTGGTGGATGAAAGTGGTTTTTTACCTTTTGTGCCAGATAGACCATAAGGGCAATGTATTGGTCTGGTATTTGCAAAAGTTTTAGTGCGGTTTCCTTATCTATAGGCTCATAGGCTATAGCCTTTTCTGAAACTTCAAAGAGAAAGCTCTCCACTCTGTCCATGCAAGCCTCCTTGCTAAGGTATTAGTCTACTAAATATATATCTCTTGTGTAAGCTCGCCCTGATAGTTTAGCCTATCAAGAATAGCTTTTCCTCTCAGGGATTTGGCAGGTATTTCAAAGACCTTTCTTGAGGAGTAGATTTTTATAATATCCTCTGTAACTTCAATCTTTTCGGGAGGCTTGCCATCTTCAAGCACCACTATATTCTTGTATGATAAATCTTCCTTGTTGTAGACTTTCATGTGGATTAATCTACACTTTATATCTGTATTTGAGATGACAGGTTTATGTGATGAGAGTCAGATTTAGAGTGGCGGTCTACAGCAAAGAAGGTAAAAGACTTGGTAGGGAAGACTTTATAGCGTTTCGTGAGCCTCTTTATGTGGGCATAAGGTATGTGGTAGAGTTTAAATACCTTGAGGCAACCAAGTGGCTCATGCTTGCAAAGGATTGTCAAGAGAAGTATCTGCTTTTGGCATTGCTTAACTTCTCTCTTGGTCAAGAAACGCAGGCTCGTGAGTTTTTGCAAGAGGCATTAAAGCATGAAAGGGCTACTGATTACCTTTTTGTGATAGAAAAGCCAGAAGAGGGTCTGAAGGTGGCTATTGAAAGGATAGAAGCCTCCTTGCCTGATTTTCTATTATCCTTGTAAAGGCTGTAGGAAGTTCGCTTATGCTCTTTATCCTTATGGCACTTTTCTCAAAGTAATAGTCTGTGTAATTTCTTTCTGTGCCAACTCCTATGCCTATGATTGGTATTCTTGACTTTATCTGTGCTATAAGACTCTTTAGCTCTTGACCTTTTAGACCTCTTGTAGGCTCTCCGTCAGAGAAAACTACAATGCATCCCCTAATGTGATTTTTCAAGCAGAAGGTCTGAAGGTCTTCATAAGAATATATAAGGGCTTTTTCAAGGTTTGTCCCACCGCCCAGCAGGTTAAAAAGCTCTATTATTTTCCACTTTACAGCCTTGTAGTCCTCTGAAAACGCCTTTAGTCTAAAAACCCTGTCTGAAAACACATCTATGGAGAAGGACATTTTAAGGCTTTCTATAACCTCTGAAAAGAGCAAAAGAGCCTTTATGGCGTTTTGTATTTTGTCCTCTCTTTTCATAGAAGTGGAGATATCTATGAGGAGCTTAAAGGCTAACTCTTTTCTTACTGGTATGTGCCTTCTCATGTATATTCTTCCTCTTCCAAGAGGTGCTTCCACGCTTAGGCTTTTAGTATCAATCCTTCTACCATAGAAGTGTTTTCCGGTCCAGCCTTCCTCTTCTTGTGGCATGAGTTTGACCAGTTTTCTCTTTAAAGCGTCTATGTGTGGCAAAATATCAGAGAGCATTCTTTTGTAGACCATAAAGTCTTCTTTTCCAAGACCGTAAGCCTTCTCATACAGTCTATCCTCTTCTGTTTTTTCTCTTTTGCTTCTTCCAAAGCCAGACTGAGAAGAGGAAGAAGACTGCTCTTCCCATCCCTTTATAATAAAGCTCAAAAAGCCTCTGTGTTCTATATCAACCTCAAGGGTTTTTGGCAAAAAGTGTCTTATAAACTCCACATCCCTCTCTATCAAGTTTATGTAAGACATCTGCTTTAGGTAGTCTCGCATCCAGTCTGGGACTGCCTTTAAACTTTTGAGTATTTCTTTTCTGTCCGCTTCTGATATATCCACCGCCCTTTTGTCCTTGTTTTGCACTATTATCTCTTGAAGATGTTCTGGTAATTTCTTTAGAAGGTCTGTCATTATCCTGCCTCTGTGGGCATCCACTCTGGTCTTTCCTCTTGCCTCTTCCAAAAGCAGGTCAACATAGTTTATGTCTTGTGCCTTTTCTATATGGCTCATGTATCTTCCAAAGAGGTCTTCCATAATTATGTCATAGGCATCCCTGCTTTTTGCATTTAGATACTCTTGGAGGAATTTCTGTGTATCTTTTTGATAGTTCCCTTCACCAAGCCAGTTTTCCAGAAGAGAAAGAGCAAAAAGGTGATGCGGATAGTAGGTTTCTAAGTTATTCAATATGTTTTTGTAATGCTTTTTTACAGTTTGCAAGCTATCTGGACGGCTTTTTATAAGCCTTTCGTCTGTTTTTATAGACTCCAAAACCGCATAAAGCACTAAAAAGGACGTAGGCGTAAAGCCAAATTTATAGAATTCCCTTTGACCAAGCCTCCAAAGGTAAAGGTCAGTGCTAAAAAGATACTCTATTTCATGCCTTATGGTGTTTATGGCTTCCTCTTCTGGTTTGTTAGAAACTTCCTGAAGATAGAAGGCAATGCCAGAGGGTCGCTTTACTGGTTCTGGCACATCTTCTACTTCCCCCTTTGCCCACATTTCGGTGAGAGGTAGAAACTTAGGGTCATAGCCAGCTCCCCAGCCCTCGTAGCTTGCCTGAACCTCTATATCATATTCGTCAGATAGGAGCTTCTCTATTACCTTCCAACGCTCTTTCACTTTTCGCCTATTACCATTATGGCACCGGGTCTCTTTATACGCGGTGCTATAACTTCCATAACCCTAAAGTGGTGCACCATGTTGGTAGATTCCACGTAGGCAAGGCTAAAGTCAAGCCCAAGGACAAGGTCCATATTCTGCGGTCCTACAGACAGGAGAATAGCCTTTCCTTCTGGGACTATAGGTGTATGGTAGACATCGGAAACCAGCTTTTTAATCTGCTCAATCTCAAGAAGTCCTGTGTTGTGATAGAGCCTATTGAGCTTAAAGTAGTCCCTTGGGTTTAGAAGAAGATAGTATGGTCCATAAAAGCCCTTTTCTGAGAGCTTTGATATACCAAGGGATACATCGTTAAAGGCGTTGCCAAGCACATCCCAGTCGCTCATGGACATGCTCTGCCTTCCTTCCACCGTAAGAAAGCCCTCTATTTCCATTTTTGGATTGCCGTGAATTATGAGGGTATCCTCCGCCACTGCAGTGGCAAAGGCTGCAGCAGATGCCTGAGAGGTATCAATTGGCAAGTTAAATTGTCTGAAGTATTCAAGGTCTCTCCAAGTTATGGAGAAAGGCTTGAATATGGTGGGAAGGGTTATGTATTTTCTTCTTCCTGTTCTCACAGGCTCGCAGGCTTCGCTCTCTTCTCCCGGTCTTACTTCACATACTCCCGGTTCTACACCAAGGTAAACATCGTAGGCTATTACCTGATGCCCAACGCCTATTGGTCCTATAACTGGCATAAACCTTCTGCATACAAGGGTCTTTTTAGCCACATCAATAACCGCACTTTCTAATTGCTCCCATTCTTCAAAGGTAAGTGGTGATTGCTCTCTTCCTAAAAAGTCCATTTAACCACCTCCTAACTTAAATTATACGCCAATATTCTTCAAAGGCTATCCATGTTTTTGGGATTATTTCCTTTAGGTTGTCCCATCTTTTCATGTGTTTTTTCCTCTTTTCTGATGCCCTCCATAGGGTGCTACCAAAGACCTCTTGAGCTTCCTCTTCAAACTCTTCTGGAGAATCCTCACATAATGCTTTACCTGCCATATCCCCCGATATGACCGCGTTGGCTATTCCACCGCCAGTTATGGGATGACAAAAGCCACCCGCATCCCCCACAAGCAGAACCCTCTTTCTTACCAAAGGCAGTAGCCCATCCGCAGGTATCCATCCACCCGTTCTTTTTATTATTTGTTTTTCTACTATACCCTCTGCAACCACCTCTTCTACGAACCTTTTGAGGCTTTCCATCACATTAACTCCATAATCTGGGTCAACCCCCACTCCCACGTTGGCGAGCCTTCCCTTTGGAAAGACCCAGCCGTAGCCTCCTGGGATGTAGTCTCTAAAGTATATAAGAAGGTCTTCAAGCTCTTTTGTCAGTTTCATTGTTATTTGTGCAGTGGTGAGGAATGTCTGGGTTTTTTCACCAGTGAGCCTTGCCACCTTTGACCTTGGTCCGTCCGCACCCACTACAAAGTCCGCCTTTACTGGAAACTTTTCTCTCGTGTCAATCTCTTCAAGCCATGCAAAACCATCTTCAAAGCCCAAAAATTGTGTTCTAAGCATATATACCGCACCCTGCTCCTGTGCCAGCTTGGCTATCTGAGCGTCAAAGACCTCTCTGTTTAATACAAAGCCCTCCGACCACATACTTACCACCTCTCCCCAAGGTGTAAAATGAACCATATTCTTTACCCTCTGAGCTATAGCCTCCTGTGGAAAGAACTCCTTAAACTGATGGTATAGCTGAATAGGGACAAACTCCGCACATTGCACAGGCTTTCCTATACTTCTTTTTATGTCAACTACCAAAACCCTTTTACCAGCCTTTGCAAGCCTATAGGCACAGGAAGAACCTGCAGGACCTCCTCCAACTATTAAGACATCAAACTTTTTCATGCCCTTTATTGAAAACACTTGAAGGCTTAAAGCCTATACTATACCTTTCCTCCACATACATCTCTATGCCAGTCTTAGGGTTCTTTATAAACCTTCCGCTCAGCCTCCTTATTTTAAAAATGCCAAATCCTCTAAGTTCAAGCCTACCCTTTTCAAGAACAAGGTTAACTATCTCTTCAAAAAAACTGTCCACAAAGAGCTTAGCGTCCGCCCTGTTTTTTATATTAAACTCCTTCCTAAGGCTTTCTATTAGGTCTGTTTTTTTCATCCTTTTCCTCCACATAGAAGGTTCTTACCCGTGAATTTTTACTAACCGCAACCGCCCTATCTTCTTTTCTGTAGTAAACTATCTCATCCGCCTCAACAAAATTCTGCCCTTCTTCCACCTTTGCCTTTCCTATCAGGGTTATAACCTCATCCTTAAGGTCGTAGACCATTTTGTTGGCGGAGGCTTTCCTATTTCCTTCCGTGTATCTCGCATTTCCCTCTGCTTCTATGAGCTTTGCTTTTTTGCTCTCGTCCAAGTGTATAACTACCCTGTTTGCAGTAAGAAGTGCATTTCCTCTTGTGATTCTCACATTTCCCGAATACACCACCTTATCCTTCTCATAGGTGAGATTGTCCGCTTCGCCTACTATGGGCTGTGCAAACATAAGCGTAGGTATTAAGACCAAAAGAATTACAACCTTTCTCATCTTATGTCCGTCCTTGCCCTATTAATTATAACCTTTAGAGGTTTTAGGGTTATCTCAAAGCCCTTACCCCTTACGAGACTTTCTCCCTGCAATATTTGGATGTCCCCTTCTCCCCATATTTTACCCTCCTTTAGGTTTATGTATGCGTTCTGTGTCTTTGCGGTAATGTCTTCAGACTTAACCTCCACCCCTTCTGTGAGCTTTCCTTCGCCTGTAGACCTGTCTATATAAGCCTGAACAGCTCTTATGTTAGCCTCCTTTGAAAAGAGCTCCGCCTCGTAGAGCTTAACATCTTTGCCAACCACCTCAAGGGTCTTACCCCTTATAGTCCACTCAATACCAGTCTTACTATAGGCTTTTATGGTTACACCTTCAAGTAGGCTTACCATCTCTTCTTGTCCACCGCTCATTGCAAAGCTGTCTACATACATCTTGAGAACGGAAGCAAGAAGGATTATCAGTATACTAAGGAGCAAGCTCCTAAGCATAGTATTGGCTTATGACCTCTTCCCATTGTCCTCTTAGCTTTAAGATAAACTCTATGGCATCCCTTACCGCTCCATGCCCACCCTTTGAGTTTGTTATGTATAGGGCATGTTCTTTTATCTCTTCTGGTGCATCCACAACCGTCATGGGAAAGCCCACCCTTCTAAGAATTGGAAGGTCCACATAGTCATCACCAAGAAAGGCGATCTCTTCCAAGCTAAGAGAAAGCCTTTTCATCACATCTTCAAGGATTGGAAGTTTCTGGTTATAGCCTAAGTGCACTTCATCCACTTTTAACTCCTTTAACCTGTTTATAAGTGCCTTGCTTTTTCTTCCAGATATTACACCTATCCTTATGCCAGCCCTTTGAGCCAGCTTTATACCAAGCCCGTCCCTCACATTAAAGACCTTTATCTCTTCACCCCTTGAGGTATAGTAGAGCCTTCCGTCTGTAAGCACACCATCCACGTCAAGTAGAAGCAGTTTTATCTTTAAAGCTCTATCCCTTAAATCCATCCTATGCTTGAGCGTAGCTCTCTTTCAACTTCTTTATCCTCCAGAGAGCTTTGCTGTCTTCAGGTGTGATAAGGCTGTAGGCTTTTCCATAAGTGCCTATCCTTCCAGTCCTACCTATGCGGTGTATGTATACCTCTGGGTCTTCTGGGATATGGTAGTTTATCACAAGGCTCACACCCTTTATGTCAAGCCCTCTTGAGGCTACATCTGTAGCCACTACTATCTTAACCTTGCCATCTCTGAAAAGTCTTAGAGAGTTTTCCCTCTGCCTTTGTGTCATATCTCCATGAAGGGAGACCACATTAAAGCCCTTTCTTTTCAGCTCTTGCGTTATATCCTTTGCATCCTTTTTTGTCTTTACAAAGACTATAACCTTTTCAAGGACATGTTCCCTCAGTATCTTTTCAAGCTCAGACATCTTTTGTCCAGAGGAACTCAGCTTTATAAGCCTTTCCTCTATCTTTGGCTTTAGTTCTTCTGTTATAACCTTAACAAACTTGTAGTCCTTTTTTAGGTGTTTCTTGGCAAGCTCTTCTACCTCTCTTGGTATGGTAGCAGAAAAGAGAAAGGTCTGTCTTTCCTTTGGAAGCTGAGCTATTATCCACTCAATGTCTTCTATAAAGCCCATATCAAGCATTCTATCCGCCTCATCTAAAACGAAGTATTTTAGGCTTTCAAAGTTAAAAAGGCCTCTC from Hydrogenobacter sp. T-8 includes these protein-coding regions:
- the bioB gene encoding biotin synthase BioB, whose translation is MDRVESFLFEVSEKAIAYEPIDKETALKLLQIPDQYIALMVYLAQKVKNHFHPPDKVEFCSIINAKSGACSEDCKFCAQSKFYKTPINIYNLVPKDEILEGAYRGVEFGANRYCIVLSGKSATKEEVERICEGVEEIRKEGLPINVCVSAGTLDEESLKRLKSAGVKRVNHNLEASENFFPKIVSTHTWRERYETIKRIKSVGLSTCCGGIFGMGESDEDRVDLALTYRELEVDSIPLNFLMPIEGTPMETAPGVSPLEALKIIAMFRFTNPKAELRLCGGREQNLRDFHGMAVLMTNAMMVGGYLTRAGRDIKKDYQLLKDLGYERLLQIEVPNGNIS
- a CDS encoding pantothenate kinase, which produces MKVYNKEDLSYKNIVVLEDGKPPEKIEVTEDIIKIYSSRKVFEIPAKSLRGKAILDRLNYQGELTQEIYI
- a CDS encoding vWA domain-containing protein — protein: MKERWKVIEKLLSDEYDIEVQASYEGWGAGYDPKFLPLTEMWAKGEVEDVPEPVKRPSGIAFYLQEVSNKPEEEAINTIRHEIEYLFSTDLYLWRLGQREFYKFGFTPTSFLVLYAVLESIKTDERLIKSRPDSLQTVKKHYKNILNNLETYYPHHLFALSLLENWLGEGNYQKDTQKFLQEYLNAKSRDAYDIIMEDLFGRYMSHIEKAQDINYVDLLLEEARGKTRVDAHRGRIMTDLLKKLPEHLQEIIVQNKDKRAVDISEADRKEILKSLKAVPDWMRDYLKQMSYINLIERDVEFIRHFLPKTLEVDIEHRGFLSFIIKGWEEQSSSSSQSGFGRSKREKTEEDRLYEKAYGLGKEDFMVYKRMLSDILPHIDALKRKLVKLMPQEEEGWTGKHFYGRRIDTKSLSVEAPLGRGRIYMRRHIPVRKELAFKLLIDISTSMKREDKIQNAIKALLLFSEVIESLKMSFSIDVFSDRVFRLKAFSEDYKAVKWKIIELFNLLGGGTNLEKALIYSYEDLQTFCLKNHIRGCIVVFSDGEPTRGLKGQELKSLIAQIKSRIPIIGIGVGTERNYTDYYFEKSAIRIKSISELPTAFTRIIENQARRLLSFQ
- a CDS encoding family 1 encapsulin nanocompartment shell protein — encoded protein: MDFLGREQSPLTFEEWEQLESAVIDVAKKTLVCRRFMPVIGPIGVGHQVIAYDVYLGVEPGVCEVRPGEESEACEPVRTGRRKYITLPTIFKPFSITWRDLEYFRQFNLPIDTSQASAAAFATAVAEDTLIIHGNPKMEIEGFLTVEGRQSMSMSDWDVLGNAFNDVSLGISKLSEKGFYGPYYLLLNPRDYFKLNRLYHNTGLLEIEQIKKLVSDVYHTPIVPEGKAILLSVGPQNMDLVLGLDFSLAYVESTNMVHHFRVMEVIAPRIKRPGAIMVIGEK
- a CDS encoding geranylgeranyl reductase family protein produces the protein MKKFDVLIVGGGPAGSSCAYRLAKAGKRVLVVDIKRSIGKPVQCAEFVPIQLYHQFKEFFPQEAIAQRVKNMVHFTPWGEVVSMWSEGFVLNREVFDAQIAKLAQEQGAVYMLRTQFLGFEDGFAWLEEIDTREKFPVKADFVVGADGPRSKVARLTGEKTQTFLTTAQITMKLTKELEDLLIYFRDYIPGGYGWVFPKGRLANVGVGVDPDYGVNVMESLKRFVEEVVAEGIVEKQIIKRTGGWIPADGLLPLVRKRVLLVGDAGGFCHPITGGGIANAVISGDMAGKALCEDSPEEFEEEAQEVFGSTLWRASEKRKKHMKRWDNLKEIIPKTWIAFEEYWRII
- a CDS encoding HU family DNA-binding protein, which gives rise to MKKTDLIESLRKEFNIKNRADAKLFVDSFFEEIVNLVLEKGRLELRGFGIFKIRRLSGRFIKNPKTGIEMYVEERYSIGFKPSSVFNKGHEKV
- the lptA gene encoding lipopolysaccharide transport periplasmic protein LptA, which produces MRKVVILLVLIPTLMFAQPIVGEADNLTYEKDKVVYSGNVRITRGNALLTANRVVIHLDESKKAKLIEAEGNARYTEGNRKASANKMVYDLKDEVITLIGKAKVEEGQNFVEADEIVYYRKEDRAVAVSKNSRVRTFYVEEKDEKNRPNRKP
- the lptC gene encoding LPS export ABC transporter periplasmic protein LptC, giving the protein MLRSLLLSILIILLASVLKMYVDSFAMSGGQEEMVSLLEGVTIKAYSKTGIEWTIRGKTLEVVGKDVKLYEAELFSKEANIRAVQAYIDRSTGEGKLTEGVEVKSEDITAKTQNAYINLKEGKIWGEGDIQILQGESLVRGKGFEITLKPLKVIINRARTDIR
- a CDS encoding KdsC family phosphatase — its product is MDLRDRALKIKLLLLDVDGVLTDGRLYYTSRGEEIKVFNVRDGLGIKLAQRAGIRIGVISGRKSKALINRLKELKVDEVHLGYNQKLPILEDVMKRLSLSLEEIAFLGDDYVDLPILRRVGFPMTVVDAPEEIKEHALYITNSKGGHGAVRDAIEFILKLRGQWEEVISQYYA
- a CDS encoding DEAD/DEAH box helicase, with protein sequence MDFDFSQLSIPLRKALKDMGFEKPTPIQKEAIPLALKGYDIMGQAATGTGKTAAFGIPIIEGSEKEEGTTALIMTPTRELALQVKEQLYQLSKYKGLKVFSFYGGTPVQKDLELLWKITPNIVVGTPGRIKDLTMRGLFNFESLKYFVLDEADRMLDMGFIEDIEWIIAQLPKERQTFLFSATIPREVEELAKKHLKKDYKFVKVITEELKPKIEERLIKLSSSGQKMSELEKILREHVLEKVIVFVKTKKDAKDITQELKRKGFNVVSLHGDMTQRQRENSLRLFRDGKVKIVVATDVASRGLDIKGVSLVINYHIPEDPEVYIHRIGRTGRIGTYGKAYSLITPEDSKALWRIKKLKESYAQA